In a genomic window of Ptiloglossa arizonensis isolate GNS036 chromosome 12, iyPtiAriz1_principal, whole genome shotgun sequence:
- the LOC143153479 gene encoding uncharacterized protein LOC143153479: MKEYVKSLTDHNMDFEFMTILVAVITIILTIVQLEIHSLKTINYIYVNYMYKIKFVDIVQITRNIPCMKPHVYFYLSITCHLTLKWHCGVLYDTNIPAIFTKVYSCLCFFQNYNF; this comes from the exons ATGAAAGAATATGTGAAATCGTTAACGGATCACAATATGGATTTCGAATTTATGACCATATTAGTTGCTGTAATTACGATTATCTTAACCATAG TACAACTAGAAATACATTCGCTTAAGACTATTAATTACATATATGTAAATTATATGTACAAGATAAAATTCGTGGACATCGTTCAAATAACAAGAAACATTCCCTGCATGAAGCCgcacgtatatttttatttaagtatTACTTGTCATTTAACCCTCAAATGGCACTGTGGGGTTCTTTACGACACCAATATTCCAGCTATTTTTACCAAAGTTTACTCTTGTCTCTGTTTTTTCCAgaactataatttttaa
- the LOC143153470 gene encoding histidine protein methyltransferase 1 homolog isoform X1: MFKFGFLKHDEAEENNISKEKLTINWIPASKVEVLKSQIEKQYEPNDYAESIFSGYKLKLIRSERALHKLKQENCTNIIEAESQHSDLIPAKYEGGLKIWECSYDLSHYIFENNVEFQDKVVLDLGCGAGIIGLIAVLKNSTVHFQDYNIEVIKSVTIPNVLINFKDRENVLKRCEFFCGDWESFTRLEDLDHKHEVVKYDLIFTSETIYNPDNHRKLYEVFKQRLKQDGNGYIAGKSYYFGVGGGMRQFQNLIEEDGCFDVKIVWKSDKGCDDLLLVFTYSTTSRMFFEKVTESIT, from the exons atgttcaaatttgGATTTTTAAAACACGATGAGGCGGAAG AGAATAATATCAGTAAGGAAAAATTAACTATTAATTGGATACCTGCTTCGAAGGTCGAAGTATTGAAATCGCAAATCGAAAAACAATACGAACCCAATGATTACGCGGAAAGTATATTTTCGGGTTATAAATTAAAGTTAATTCGATCAGAGAGAGCTTTACATAAATTAAAAcaggaaaattgtacaaatattataGAAGCAGAATCGCAACACTCCGACCTTATTCCCGCCAAATACGAAG GTGGTTTAAAAATTTGGGAGTGCAGTTATGACCTAAGTCACTATATATTTGAAAACAATGTTGAATTTCAAGATAAAGTTGTTTTGGATTTGGGATGCGGTGCTGGTATTATTGGTCTGATTGCTGTTCTAAAAAATTCCACTGTTCATTTTCAAGATTAT AAcatagaagtaattaaaagtGTAACGATTCCAAAtgttttaatcaatttcaaGGATCGAGAGAACGTATTAAAGAGGTGTGAATTTTTTTGTGGCGACTGGGAATCGTTTACAAGATTGGAGGATTTAGATCACAAACACGAGGTTGTAAAATATGatttaattttcacaagtgaGACAATTTACAATCCTGACAATCATAGAAAACTTTACGAAGTTTTTAAGCAAAGACTGAAACAAGATGGTAATGG GTACATTGCGGGTAAAAGTTATTATTTTGGCGTTGGAGGAGGAATGAGACAATTTCAAAATCTCATAGAGGAAGATGGATGTTTTGATGTCAAGATAGTATGGAAAAGTGACAAAG GATGTGATGACCTACTACTTGTATTTACTTACTCTACTACATCACGAATGTTTTTTGAGAAAGTCACCGAATCAATTACGTAA
- the LOC143153483 gene encoding signal recognition particle receptor subunit beta-like has translation MHIMEKEIYLLRLTKTKQLETTDASSTNLFLGTQGEDFQFSNYRNIEFAGCSMLNKGSKSAADIEQLNNWLQKIA, from the coding sequence ATGCATataatggaaaaagaaatctaTTTATTACGTCTGACAAAGACGAAACAACTAGAAACAACGGATGCATCGTCCACAAATCTCTTCCTTGGTACGCAAGGAgaagattttcaattttctaattatAGGAATATTGAATTTGCAGGATGTAGTATGTTGAATAAAGGTTCTAAAAGTGCTGCAGACATTGAACAGTTAAACAATTGGTTACAGAAAATTGCATAA
- the LOC143153470 gene encoding histidine protein methyltransferase 1 homolog isoform X2: MFKFGFLKHDEAEENNISKEKLTINWIPASKVEVLKSQIEKQYEPNDYAESIFSGYKLKLIRSERALHKLKQENCTNIIEAESQHSDLIPAKYEGGLKIWECSYDLSHYIFENNVEFQDKVVLDLGCGAGIIGLIAVLKNSTVHFQDYNIEVIKSVTIPNVLINFKDRENVLKRCEFFCGDWESFTRLEDLDHKHEVVKYDLIFTSETIYNPDNHRKLYEVFKQRLKQDGNGYIAGKSYYFGVGGGMRQFQNLIEEDGCFDVKIVWKSDKGLQREILKILRK, encoded by the exons atgttcaaatttgGATTTTTAAAACACGATGAGGCGGAAG AGAATAATATCAGTAAGGAAAAATTAACTATTAATTGGATACCTGCTTCGAAGGTCGAAGTATTGAAATCGCAAATCGAAAAACAATACGAACCCAATGATTACGCGGAAAGTATATTTTCGGGTTATAAATTAAAGTTAATTCGATCAGAGAGAGCTTTACATAAATTAAAAcaggaaaattgtacaaatattataGAAGCAGAATCGCAACACTCCGACCTTATTCCCGCCAAATACGAAG GTGGTTTAAAAATTTGGGAGTGCAGTTATGACCTAAGTCACTATATATTTGAAAACAATGTTGAATTTCAAGATAAAGTTGTTTTGGATTTGGGATGCGGTGCTGGTATTATTGGTCTGATTGCTGTTCTAAAAAATTCCACTGTTCATTTTCAAGATTAT AAcatagaagtaattaaaagtGTAACGATTCCAAAtgttttaatcaatttcaaGGATCGAGAGAACGTATTAAAGAGGTGTGAATTTTTTTGTGGCGACTGGGAATCGTTTACAAGATTGGAGGATTTAGATCACAAACACGAGGTTGTAAAATATGatttaattttcacaagtgaGACAATTTACAATCCTGACAATCATAGAAAACTTTACGAAGTTTTTAAGCAAAGACTGAAACAAGATGGTAATGG GTACATTGCGGGTAAAAGTTATTATTTTGGCGTTGGAGGAGGAATGAGACAATTTCAAAATCTCATAGAGGAAGATGGATGTTTTGATGTCAAGATAGTATGGAAAAGTGACAAAG GATTACAAcgagaaattctaaaaattttaAGGAAATAG
- the LOC143153470 gene encoding histidine protein methyltransferase 1 homolog isoform X3, which produces MFKFGFLKHDEAEENNISKEKLTINWIPASKVEVLKSQIEKQYEPNDYAESIFSGYKLKLIRSERALHKLKQENCTNIIEAESQHSDLIPAKYEGGLKIWECSYDLSHYIFENNVEFQDKVVLDLGCGAGIIGLIAVLKNSTVHFQDYNIEVIKSVTIPNVLINFKDRENVLKRCEFFCGDWESFTRLEDLDHKHEVVKYDLIFTSETIYNPDNHRKLYEVFKQRLKQDGTLRVKVIILALEEE; this is translated from the exons atgttcaaatttgGATTTTTAAAACACGATGAGGCGGAAG AGAATAATATCAGTAAGGAAAAATTAACTATTAATTGGATACCTGCTTCGAAGGTCGAAGTATTGAAATCGCAAATCGAAAAACAATACGAACCCAATGATTACGCGGAAAGTATATTTTCGGGTTATAAATTAAAGTTAATTCGATCAGAGAGAGCTTTACATAAATTAAAAcaggaaaattgtacaaatattataGAAGCAGAATCGCAACACTCCGACCTTATTCCCGCCAAATACGAAG GTGGTTTAAAAATTTGGGAGTGCAGTTATGACCTAAGTCACTATATATTTGAAAACAATGTTGAATTTCAAGATAAAGTTGTTTTGGATTTGGGATGCGGTGCTGGTATTATTGGTCTGATTGCTGTTCTAAAAAATTCCACTGTTCATTTTCAAGATTAT AAcatagaagtaattaaaagtGTAACGATTCCAAAtgttttaatcaatttcaaGGATCGAGAGAACGTATTAAAGAGGTGTGAATTTTTTTGTGGCGACTGGGAATCGTTTACAAGATTGGAGGATTTAGATCACAAACACGAGGTTGTAAAATATGatttaattttcacaagtgaGACAATTTACAATCCTGACAATCATAGAAAACTTTACGAAGTTTTTAAGCAAAGACTGAAACAAGATG GTACATTGCGGGTAAAAGTTATTATTTTGGCGTTGGAGGAGGAATGA